The proteins below are encoded in one region of Sporosarcina sp. FSL K6-1508:
- the cotE gene encoding outer spore coat protein CotE: protein MTKTVIAKGKKRTETTVSLKPPNRPTSILGCWVINHTHQAKKVGKFIEVTGKFDVNVWYSHQDHSKTSVFTESVPYKDRIRLHYRDEPTSGHEEVIVDVIQHPNCTEAIISECGEKFLITIERELVAEVVGETKVNITIHPTDFEEEWSFRDESSSHEHGHSQEHEQGKGRDPGHDHKKGKDSSSF from the coding sequence GTGACGAAGACGGTTATTGCCAAAGGGAAGAAGCGGACTGAAACGACTGTTTCATTGAAGCCGCCGAATCGTCCGACGAGTATACTGGGATGTTGGGTTATCAATCATACACATCAGGCTAAAAAGGTCGGTAAATTCATCGAAGTTACCGGTAAGTTCGATGTCAATGTTTGGTATTCCCATCAAGATCATTCAAAAACATCCGTCTTTACAGAGTCAGTTCCTTACAAAGACCGGATTCGTCTGCACTATCGGGATGAGCCGACATCAGGGCATGAAGAAGTTATCGTAGATGTCATCCAGCATCCAAATTGTACCGAAGCGATTATTTCGGAATGCGGCGAGAAATTCTTGATCACGATTGAGCGAGAGTTAGTAGCCGAAGTTGTGGGAGAAACAAAAGTTAATATTACGATACACCCAACAGATTTTGAAGAAGAGTGGTCGTTCCGAGATGAATCATCGTCACATGAACATGGCCACAGTCAAGAACATGAGCAAGGAAAAGGGAGAGATCCCGGACACGATCATAAAAAAGGAAAAGATTCATCATCATTTTGA
- a CDS encoding RicAFT regulatory complex protein RicA family protein yields MEKTYTKDEIIAKAREIAVMIANTEQVEFFKRAEEQINENQKIRENIASLKSLQKQAVNFQQYGKEKALSLIEGKIEKIQNDIDEVPIVQEFKQSQYEVNDLLQLVSNTIANTVTDEIIKATDGDIRRGETGSYIKNTTYEKL; encoded by the coding sequence ATGGAAAAAACATATACTAAAGATGAAATTATCGCAAAGGCACGCGAAATTGCAGTAATGATTGCGAATACAGAACAAGTTGAATTTTTCAAACGTGCAGAAGAACAAATTAATGAAAATCAGAAAATCCGTGAAAACATCGCAAGTCTGAAATCATTGCAAAAACAGGCAGTCAATTTCCAACAGTATGGGAAAGAAAAAGCGTTAAGCCTTATTGAAGGTAAAATCGAGAAAATCCAAAACGATATAGATGAAGTGCCGATCGTTCAGGAATTTAAACAATCACAATATGAAGTGAATGATTTACTGCAGCTCGTATCAAATACAATTGCAAATACTGTAACGGATGAAATCATCAAAGCAACAGATGGTGATATTAGACGCGGGGAAACTGGTTCTTATATAAAAAATACGACATATGAAAAACTATAA